The proteins below come from a single Anguilla rostrata isolate EN2019 chromosome 3, ASM1855537v3, whole genome shotgun sequence genomic window:
- the eno3 gene encoding beta-enolase, with protein sequence MSITKIHAREILDSRGNPTVEVDLFTAKGRFRAAVPSGASTGVHEALELRDGDKARYLGKGTMKAVEHVNKDIAPKLIEKKLSVVEQEKIDHFMLELDATENKSKFGANAILGVSLAVCKAGAAEKGVPLYRHIADLAGHKDVILPVPAFNVINGGSHAGNKLAMQEFMILPVGAANFHEAMRIGAEVYHNLKSVIKGKYGKDATNVGDEGGFAPNILENNEALELLKSAIEKAGYSDKIIIGMDVAASEFYRNGKYDLDFKSPDDPARHITGEKLGDLYKSFIKNYPVQSIEDPFDQDDWEHWAQFTAAVDIQVVGDDLTVTNPKRIQQAVEKKACNCLLLKVNQIGSVTESIKACKLAQSNGWGVMVSHRSGETEDTFIADLVVGLCTGQIKTGAPCRSERLAKYNQMMRIEEELGDKAKFAGKDFRHPKVN encoded by the exons ATGTCCATCACAAAAATCCATGCCCGTGAGATCCTCGATTCCAGAGGAAACCCGACCGTGGAGGTAGATCTCTTCACAGCCAAAG GCCGCTTCAGGGCTGCTGTGCCCAGTGGTGCCTCCACAGGGGTCCATGAGGCTCTGGAGCTGAGAGATGGCGACAAGGCTCGTTACCTGGGCAAAG GTACAATGAAAGCTGTTGAACATGTCAACAAGGATATTGCCCCAAAGCTTATTGAGAAG AAGCTGAGTGTGGTTGAGCAGGAGAAGATTGACCATTTTATGCTGGAGCTGGATGCAACTGAGAACAAGT CCAAGTTTGGTGCCAACGCCATCCTGGGCGTTTCTCTGGCTGTGTGCAAGGCTGGTGCTGCAGAGAAGGGTGTGCCTCTGTACCGCCACATCGCTGACCTTGCTGGGCACAAAGATGTGATCCTGCCCGTGCCT gccTTCAATGTCATTAATGGTGGATCCCACGCTGGGAACAAGCTGGCCATGCAGGAGTTCATGATTCTGCCCGTCGGCGCCGCCAACTTCCACGAGGCCATGCGCATTGGTGCTGAGGTCTACCACAACCTGAAGAGCGTCATCAAGGGGAAATATGGCAAAGACGCCACCAATGTGGGAGATGAGGGTGGCTTTGCTCCCAACATCCTGGAGAACAATGAGG CCCTGGAGCTGTTGAAGTCTGCCATCGAGAAGGCCGGATATTCCGACAAGATCATCATTGGCATGGATGTTGCTGCTTCTGAGTTCTACAGAAATGGCAAATACGACTTGGACTTCAAGTCCCCCGATGACCCTGCCCGCCACATCACAGGGGAGAAGTTGGGAGACTTGTACAAGAGTTTCATCAAGAATTATCCAG TGCAGTCCATCGAGGACCCCTTTGACCAGGATGACTGGGAACACTGGGCCCAGTTCACAGCCGCCGTGGACATCCAGGTGGTGGGAGACGACTTGACTGTGACCAACCCCAAGCGTATTCAGCAGGCTGTGGAGAAGAAGGCCTGCAACTGCCTGTTGCTCAAGGTCAACCAGATTGGCTCTGTCACAGAATCCATCAAGGC GTGCAAGCTGGCCCAGTCCAATGGCTGGGGAGTAATGGTCAGCCACCGTTCCGGAGAGACAGAGGATACATTCATCGCTGATCTGGTCGTTGGATTGTGCACTGGACAG ATCAAGACTGGTGCACCCTGCAGGTCAGAGCGTCTGGCCAAATACAACCAGATGATGAG AATTGAGGAGGAGCTCGGAGACAAAGCCAAGTTCGCTGGAAAAGATTTCCGTCATCCCAAGGTCAATTAA